Proteins co-encoded in one Natronorubrum daqingense genomic window:
- a CDS encoding V-type ATP synthase subunit I: MLRPERMSKISVTGSRGVMSPVIETVHELNLVHLSDYDGSWEGFDNGTPIEGADDVSEKLVTVRALENTLDLSADEAEPGTLEENWETRVEEIRTRVNELDDERSDIRESLRQVEERIDRVAPFAELGIDLDLLSGYDSVDVVVGEGPHAQIEEVVAASDEIRAFETFTGGDIVAVVAASTDDAGSSPIDDALVGVEFTRHEVPETDQTPSSYVDELEERKRELEYEIDDIDAELEQIKANEASFLLRVEEELSIEVQQAEAPLQFATTDRAFIAEGWIPSDEYERLAASLRDAVGESVEIEELERASYDRHGKTHTEELQEGTQTAKDDEESDDENAAAADNEQPQKAMTDGGSAVTMSDQPPTIQKNPSAAKPFESLVQAVNRPKYNELDPTIFMFLTFPLFFGFMISDVGYGLLYVLTGFYMYQSFDSPGITSLGGVAMWCGAFTIFFGILFGEFFGLHELGYMLFGDGGAPMGDKGLAPATIDFAFAWLIISLLFGIIHLNIGYILDFVENIQHGHGLWGAITHSGSWILMLNGLWIWVFTPQASDVKPEFLFTTFDGGAFDLGFSGFPLMDIFTVPSDIAYVGGFEVTIPFLLVIAGLVLLAIGDPVELAEFAIPFAHGVSYARIAAVLLAKGGMAFVVNLLVFGGVETDAGERPFMAPWTGYGPEDGQVMFDGLFYMGDGAVAIGFFILGVLVLIVGHIVVLLLGITSAGLQGIRLEYVEFFGKFYEGGGKNYEPFGHDRNHSED, encoded by the coding sequence ATGCTCAGACCTGAACGGATGAGCAAGATCTCGGTGACCGGTTCACGGGGCGTCATGTCCCCGGTCATCGAGACGGTTCACGAACTGAACCTGGTTCACCTGTCGGACTACGACGGCTCCTGGGAGGGATTCGACAACGGAACTCCCATCGAAGGAGCCGACGACGTCTCCGAGAAACTGGTGACCGTTCGCGCCCTCGAGAATACCCTCGATCTTTCGGCCGACGAGGCCGAACCGGGGACGCTCGAGGAAAATTGGGAAACCCGCGTCGAAGAGATTCGGACGCGAGTCAACGAACTCGACGACGAACGGAGTGATATCCGCGAATCGCTTCGACAGGTCGAAGAGCGAATCGACCGCGTCGCACCCTTCGCGGAGCTCGGAATCGATCTCGACCTCCTGTCGGGGTACGATTCAGTCGACGTCGTCGTCGGTGAGGGTCCACACGCCCAGATCGAAGAGGTAGTCGCTGCATCCGACGAGATCCGGGCGTTCGAGACGTTTACCGGTGGAGACATCGTGGCGGTCGTCGCTGCGTCCACCGACGACGCCGGCTCGAGCCCGATCGACGACGCCCTCGTCGGCGTCGAGTTCACGCGACACGAGGTCCCAGAAACGGACCAGACGCCGAGTTCCTACGTCGACGAACTCGAGGAGCGTAAACGCGAACTCGAGTACGAAATCGACGACATCGACGCGGAACTCGAACAGATCAAAGCGAACGAGGCGAGCTTTCTCCTCCGCGTCGAAGAGGAGTTGAGCATCGAAGTACAGCAGGCAGAAGCACCGCTGCAGTTCGCGACGACGGATCGGGCGTTCATCGCGGAAGGGTGGATTCCCTCCGACGAGTACGAACGCCTCGCCGCATCGTTGCGCGACGCCGTCGGCGAAAGCGTCGAAATCGAAGAGCTCGAGCGAGCGAGCTACGACCGTCACGGCAAGACCCACACTGAAGAGCTTCAGGAAGGGACACAGACGGCGAAAGACGACGAAGAGAGCGACGACGAAAACGCGGCTGCCGCGGATAACGAGCAGCCCCAGAAGGCGATGACGGACGGTGGCTCGGCCGTGACGATGAGCGACCAGCCGCCGACGATTCAGAAGAATCCGTCGGCTGCCAAGCCGTTCGAATCGCTGGTACAAGCGGTCAACCGGCCGAAATACAACGAGCTCGACCCGACTATCTTCATGTTCCTGACGTTTCCGCTGTTCTTCGGGTTCATGATCAGCGACGTCGGCTACGGCCTGTTGTACGTGCTGACCGGCTTCTACATGTACCAGAGCTTCGATAGTCCGGGAATCACGAGCCTCGGTGGCGTCGCCATGTGGTGTGGTGCGTTCACCATCTTCTTCGGAATCCTGTTCGGCGAGTTCTTCGGACTCCACGAACTCGGATACATGCTCTTCGGCGACGGAGGAGCGCCGATGGGAGACAAAGGGCTGGCGCCAGCCACGATCGACTTCGCGTTCGCCTGGCTCATCATCAGCCTGTTGTTCGGTATCATTCACCTGAACATCGGATACATCCTCGACTTCGTCGAGAATATCCAACACGGCCACGGCCTCTGGGGAGCGATCACCCACAGCGGCTCGTGGATCCTGATGCTCAACGGACTCTGGATCTGGGTCTTCACGCCACAGGCATCGGACGTCAAACCCGAATTCCTGTTTACGACCTTCGACGGCGGCGCGTTCGACCTCGGATTCAGCGGCTTCCCGCTGATGGACATCTTCACCGTTCCCAGCGATATCGCCTACGTCGGCGGGTTCGAAGTAACGATCCCGTTCTTACTCGTTATCGCTGGACTCGTGTTGCTCGCGATCGGTGATCCCGTCGAACTCGCGGAGTTCGCGATCCCGTTCGCACACGGCGTCTCCTACGCCCGAATCGCCGCAGTCCTGCTCGCGAAGGGTGGGATGGCGTTCGTCGTCAACCTGCTGGTGTTCGGCGGCGTCGAGACCGACGCAGGAGAACGCCCATTCATGGCTCCGTGGACCGGCTACGGACCCGAAGACGGACAGGTGATGTTCGACGGGCTGTTCTACATGGGCGACGGAGCCGTCGCGATTGGCTTCTTCATCCTCGGTGTACTCGTGTTAATCGTCGGGCACATTGTAGTCTTGCTACTTGGTATCACAAGTGCCGGATTACAGGGTATCAGGCTCGAGTACGTCGAGTTCTTTGGGAAGTTTTATGAAGGCGGTGGAAAGAACTACGAACCGTTCGGACACGATCGAAATCACAGTGAGGACTAA
- the ahaH gene encoding ATP synthase archaeal subunit H, translating into MPRPEVLERIQSAEEEADEIVALAQNDRDERIAEARERAEEIRTEAEQDARDLKERQLEAAREEIDEECEAVLEEGEQQREALAERAQERVDDVVDHVVSLFQEDVHAQT; encoded by the coding sequence ATGCCGAGGCCAGAGGTTCTCGAACGAATACAGTCGGCGGAGGAGGAAGCCGACGAGATCGTCGCATTGGCACAGAACGACCGCGACGAGCGAATAGCCGAGGCCCGGGAACGTGCCGAGGAGATTCGCACGGAAGCGGAACAAGACGCGCGTGATCTCAAAGAGCGCCAACTAGAAGCGGCGCGCGAAGAGATCGACGAGGAGTGCGAGGCGGTCCTCGAAGAGGGCGAACAGCAGCGCGAAGCATTAGCCGAGCGCGCCCAGGAGCGGGTCGACGACGTGGTCGATCACGTCGTTTCCCTGTTCCAGGAGGACGTCCATGCTCAGACCTGA